From one Cucurbita pepo subsp. pepo cultivar mu-cu-16 chromosome LG17, ASM280686v2, whole genome shotgun sequence genomic stretch:
- the LOC111779262 gene encoding BTB/POZ domain-containing protein At1g03010-like isoform X1 → MGVVTVAELKPSISGKRSFRPSSSIRHATEWPISDVSSDLAIEVGGSNFALHKFPLVSRSGKIRKLLLEAKDSKTSRVNLSTIPGGPEAFELTAKFCYGINVEITLSNVAMLRCASHYLEMTEEFADRNLETRTESYLKDMVFPNISNSISVLHRCESLLPFSEEINLVSRLIHAIASNACKEQLTSGLLKLDHNYPSKAVHNIEPETPSDWWGKSLTVLNLDFFQRVLSAVKSKGLKQDMISKILINYAHNSLQGLVVRDHHLVKGSSLDLELQRKQRVIVETIVSLLPTQSRKSPVPMAFLSSLLKTAITASASTSCRSDLERRMGLQLDQAILEDVLVPSITHGINHSTMYDSESVVRIFSIFLNLDEEDDDEDSHLRDESEMMCDFDSPGSPKQSAILKVSKLLDNYLAEVALDSNLMPSKFIALAELLPDHARAVSDGLYRAVDIFLKVHPNIKDSERYRLCKTIDCQKLSQEACSHAAQNERLPVQMAVQVLYFEQIRLRNAMNGNHNQLFFGSTNGSQFPLRSSSGAGSGAISPRDNYASVRRENRELKLEVARMRMRLTDLEKDHVSMKQELVKSHPANKLFKSFTKKLSKLNVLFRLNSIKPIGTKNSSENRFPFQKRRRHSVS, encoded by the exons atgGGGGTCGTCACTGTTGCGGAGTTGAAGCCGAGTATTTCCGGGAAGAGATCGTTTCGTCCTAGTTCGAGCATAAGGCATGCGACTGAGTG GCCAATTTCTGATGTCTCCAGTGATCTCGCCATAGAAGTAGGCGGCTCGAACTTCGCGCTTCACAAG TTTCCTTTAGTTTCTCGTAGCGGAAAGATACGAAAATTATTGTTGGAAGCAAAAGATTCGAAAACGTCCCGGGTTAACCTCTCTACTATTCCTGGTGGACCCGAGGCGTTCGAGCTAACTGCAAAGTTCTGTTATGGTATTAATGTTGAGATTACATTATCAAATGTTGCTATGCTGCGTTGCGCTTCTCATTACTTGGAGATGACCGAAGAGTTTGCAGACAGAAACTTGGAAACCCGAACTGAATCGTACCTAAAGGATATGGTATTTCCAAATATATCGAACTCGATATCGGTTCTTCACCGGTGCGAAAGTTTATTACCTTTTTCAGAAGAGATCAATCTGGTAAGCAGACTCATTCATGCGATTGCTAGCAATGCATGCAAAGAGCAGCTGACTTCTGGCCTACTAAAGTTAGATCATAACTATCCGTCCAAAGCTGTTCATAACATCGAGCCAGAAACGCCATCGGATTGGTGGGGGAAGTCACTAACTGTGCTGAATCTCGACTTCTTCCAAAGGGTTCTATCGGCCGTGAAGTCGAAGGGTTTAAAACAGGATATGATCAGCAAGATTTTGATAAACTATGCTCATAATTCCCTTCAAGGCCTTGTTGTTAGAGACCATCATTTAGTGAAGGGAAGTTCCTTAGATTTGGAATTGCAAAGGAAGCAGAGGGTGATCGTTGAGACAATCGTGAGCTTGTTACCGACACAGTCCCGAAAGAGCCCAGTTCCAATGGCATTTCTTTCAAGTTTGTTAAAAACAGCCATTACTGCTTCGGCTTCGACTTCTTGTAGATCGGACTTGGAGAGACGGATGGGCTTGCAATTGGACCAAGCTATTCTCGAGGACGTTTTAGTTCCTTCAATCACTCATGGGATCAACCATAGCACTATGTATGATTCGGAATCAGTAGTGAGGATCTTCTCCATCTTTTTGAACTTGGACGAGGAAGACGACGACGAAGATAGTCACTTGAGAGATGAAAGCGAAATGATGTGTGATTTCGATAGTCCTGGTTCACCTAAACAAAGTGCAATTCTCAAGGTTTCTAAGCTATTGGATAATTATCTAGCGGAAGTTGCACTTGACTCAAATTTGATGCCTTCGAAGTTCATAGCGTTAGCAGAACTACTTCCCGATCATGCTCGGGCCGTAAGCGATGGCTTGTACCGAGCTGTAGATATCTTTCTCAAA GTTCATCCGAACATTAAAGACTCGGAACGTTACCGCCTTTGCAAAACCATCGACTGTCAGAAGCTATCTCAAGAAGCATGTAGCCATGCTGCACAAAATGAAAGGCTACCAGTGCAGATGGCAGTGCAAGTGCTATATTTTGAGCAAATCAGGTTAAGGAATGCAATGAATGGCAACCACAATCAGCTGTTTTTCGGTTCGACGAATGGTAGCCAATTTCCTCTACGATCGAGCAGCGGTGCAGGAAGTGGAGCCATCTCTCCACGGGACAATTACGCATCGGTTCGAAGAGAGAACCGTGAGCTGAAACTCGAAGTCGCTCGAATGAGAATGAGGCTTACAGACTTGGAAAAGGATCATGTTTCCATGAAGCAGGAGCTTGTAAAGTCACATCCTGCAAACAAACTATTCAAATCATTCACCAAGAAGTTAAGTAAACTCAATGTTCTTTTCAGGCTAAACAGCATCAAACCTATAGGGACGAAGAACAGTTCCGAAAACCGGTTCCCGTTTCAAAAACGAAGGCGACATTCGGTTTCGTGA
- the LOC111779262 gene encoding BTB/POZ domain-containing protein At1g03010-like isoform X2, with protein sequence MPISDVSSDLAIEVGGSNFALHKFPLVSRSGKIRKLLLEAKDSKTSRVNLSTIPGGPEAFELTAKFCYGINVEITLSNVAMLRCASHYLEMTEEFADRNLETRTESYLKDMVFPNISNSISVLHRCESLLPFSEEINLVSRLIHAIASNACKEQLTSGLLKLDHNYPSKAVHNIEPETPSDWWGKSLTVLNLDFFQRVLSAVKSKGLKQDMISKILINYAHNSLQGLVVRDHHLVKGSSLDLELQRKQRVIVETIVSLLPTQSRKSPVPMAFLSSLLKTAITASASTSCRSDLERRMGLQLDQAILEDVLVPSITHGINHSTMYDSESVVRIFSIFLNLDEEDDDEDSHLRDESEMMCDFDSPGSPKQSAILKVSKLLDNYLAEVALDSNLMPSKFIALAELLPDHARAVSDGLYRAVDIFLKVHPNIKDSERYRLCKTIDCQKLSQEACSHAAQNERLPVQMAVQVLYFEQIRLRNAMNGNHNQLFFGSTNGSQFPLRSSSGAGSGAISPRDNYASVRRENRELKLEVARMRMRLTDLEKDHVSMKQELVKSHPANKLFKSFTKKLSKLNVLFRLNSIKPIGTKNSSENRFPFQKRRRHSVS encoded by the exons AT GCCAATTTCTGATGTCTCCAGTGATCTCGCCATAGAAGTAGGCGGCTCGAACTTCGCGCTTCACAAG TTTCCTTTAGTTTCTCGTAGCGGAAAGATACGAAAATTATTGTTGGAAGCAAAAGATTCGAAAACGTCCCGGGTTAACCTCTCTACTATTCCTGGTGGACCCGAGGCGTTCGAGCTAACTGCAAAGTTCTGTTATGGTATTAATGTTGAGATTACATTATCAAATGTTGCTATGCTGCGTTGCGCTTCTCATTACTTGGAGATGACCGAAGAGTTTGCAGACAGAAACTTGGAAACCCGAACTGAATCGTACCTAAAGGATATGGTATTTCCAAATATATCGAACTCGATATCGGTTCTTCACCGGTGCGAAAGTTTATTACCTTTTTCAGAAGAGATCAATCTGGTAAGCAGACTCATTCATGCGATTGCTAGCAATGCATGCAAAGAGCAGCTGACTTCTGGCCTACTAAAGTTAGATCATAACTATCCGTCCAAAGCTGTTCATAACATCGAGCCAGAAACGCCATCGGATTGGTGGGGGAAGTCACTAACTGTGCTGAATCTCGACTTCTTCCAAAGGGTTCTATCGGCCGTGAAGTCGAAGGGTTTAAAACAGGATATGATCAGCAAGATTTTGATAAACTATGCTCATAATTCCCTTCAAGGCCTTGTTGTTAGAGACCATCATTTAGTGAAGGGAAGTTCCTTAGATTTGGAATTGCAAAGGAAGCAGAGGGTGATCGTTGAGACAATCGTGAGCTTGTTACCGACACAGTCCCGAAAGAGCCCAGTTCCAATGGCATTTCTTTCAAGTTTGTTAAAAACAGCCATTACTGCTTCGGCTTCGACTTCTTGTAGATCGGACTTGGAGAGACGGATGGGCTTGCAATTGGACCAAGCTATTCTCGAGGACGTTTTAGTTCCTTCAATCACTCATGGGATCAACCATAGCACTATGTATGATTCGGAATCAGTAGTGAGGATCTTCTCCATCTTTTTGAACTTGGACGAGGAAGACGACGACGAAGATAGTCACTTGAGAGATGAAAGCGAAATGATGTGTGATTTCGATAGTCCTGGTTCACCTAAACAAAGTGCAATTCTCAAGGTTTCTAAGCTATTGGATAATTATCTAGCGGAAGTTGCACTTGACTCAAATTTGATGCCTTCGAAGTTCATAGCGTTAGCAGAACTACTTCCCGATCATGCTCGGGCCGTAAGCGATGGCTTGTACCGAGCTGTAGATATCTTTCTCAAA GTTCATCCGAACATTAAAGACTCGGAACGTTACCGCCTTTGCAAAACCATCGACTGTCAGAAGCTATCTCAAGAAGCATGTAGCCATGCTGCACAAAATGAAAGGCTACCAGTGCAGATGGCAGTGCAAGTGCTATATTTTGAGCAAATCAGGTTAAGGAATGCAATGAATGGCAACCACAATCAGCTGTTTTTCGGTTCGACGAATGGTAGCCAATTTCCTCTACGATCGAGCAGCGGTGCAGGAAGTGGAGCCATCTCTCCACGGGACAATTACGCATCGGTTCGAAGAGAGAACCGTGAGCTGAAACTCGAAGTCGCTCGAATGAGAATGAGGCTTACAGACTTGGAAAAGGATCATGTTTCCATGAAGCAGGAGCTTGTAAAGTCACATCCTGCAAACAAACTATTCAAATCATTCACCAAGAAGTTAAGTAAACTCAATGTTCTTTTCAGGCTAAACAGCATCAAACCTATAGGGACGAAGAACAGTTCCGAAAACCGGTTCCCGTTTCAAAAACGAAGGCGACATTCGGTTTCGTGA
- the LOC111778268 gene encoding uncharacterized protein LOC111778268 → MPVLFSRLGNSIPFSGLFRQLEQEMETVIRVLQPGPLGIIEHKFSAEEIRRAQATVREAVNNWRRNTSIEKQSSMSSNRI, encoded by the exons ATGCCAGTTCTATTTTCTCGACTGGGAAATTCCATCCCCTTCTCCGGCCTTTTCAG GCAACTGGAGCAAGAGATGGAAACTGTCATAAGGGTTTTGCAGCCTGGACCTTTGGGGATTATTGAACACAAGTTTTCTGCTGAGGAGATTCGCCGGGCACAAGCCACTGTTCGCGAAGCAGTAAATAACTGGCGAAGGAATACAAGTATTGAAAAACAAAGTAGTATGTCAAGTAATCGTATTTAG
- the LOC111778269 gene encoding monothiol glutaredoxin-S1-like → MDINAVNGLVAEKPVVIFSRSQCSMSYTVKSLISSYGANPTVYELDEIPNGQQIEALLVQLGCQPCVPAVFIGQKLIGGAKELMSLQVRNELMPLLISARAIWL, encoded by the coding sequence ATGGATATAAATGCAGTGAATGGGTTGGTAGCTGAGAAACCAGTAGTGATCTTCAGCAGGAGCCAATGCTCAATGAGCTATACAGTAAAGTCACTTATATCAAGCTATGGGGCAAATCCTACTGTGTATGAGCTTGACGAGATACCCAATGGGCAGCAGATTGAGGCACTGCTGGTTCAACTAGGATGCCAGCCATGTGTGCCTGCTGTGTTCATTGGGCAGAAGTTAATTGGTGGTGCCAAAGAGCTCATGAGCCTGCAGGTCAGGAATGAGCTTATGCCATTGCTCATAAGTGCCAGAGCTATATGGCTCTGA
- the LOC111779089 gene encoding OTU domain-containing protein 6B isoform X2, with protein sequence MEDASSETITDKVSQENHETRDEMLSRHSLPPRLQSNEEGIINVLCLYCLLNFYFSITVSACRKEISQLQNKEMELKKAAARGSKAEQKLKKKQVEEEISQLSAKLKKKHNEELAFLGYSSSNGNERSNLDNLVKAVAGVSMTAQSDHSKPSKSTKRREKRAQQEAARDRRIEEEQSNIVSDRMIENEQLEKKLGPLGLTVNEIKPDGHCLYRAVENQMDFLSGGSSPYNYQELRQMVAAYMRDHSTDYMPFFLSENVVEGNSNESLSERFENYCKEVESTAAWGGQLELGALTHCLKKHIMIFSGSFPDVEMGKEYKSDGVLNSSIRLSYHKHAFGLGEHYNSVVPV encoded by the exons ATGGAGGACGCATCATCTGAAACTATCACAGATAAAGTATCTCAAGAGAATCATGAAACTCGTGATGAAATGCTTTCTAGGCACAG TTTACCACCGCGACTTCAATCGAATGAGGAGGGTATCATTAACGTTTTGTGTCTGTATTGcttgttgaatttttatttttcaataactGTATCTGCATGCAGGAAAGAGATATCACAGTTGCAGAATAAAGAAATGGAACTTAAAAAGGCTGCAGCTAGAGGTAGCAAAGctgaacaaaaattgaagaaaaaacagGTGGAGGAAGAGATATCTCAACTTTCTGCGAagctaaaaaagaaacataatgAAGAACTTGCGTTCTTAGGCTATAGTAGCAGTAATGGAAATGAACGAAGCAATCTCGACAACCTAGTGAAGGCCGTGGCTGGCGTATCGATGACAGCTCAATCCGACCATTCAAAGCCAAGCAAAAGCACAAAACGGAGGGAGAAGAGGGCTCAACAAGAAGCAGCAAGAGACAGAAGAATTGAAGAGGAGCAGAGTAACATTGTGAGTGATAGAATGATCGAGAATGAACAATTGGAAAAGAAGCTTGGACCTCTTGGTTTGACTGTTAATGAAATCAAGCCAGATGGGCATTGCCTCTACAGAGCAGTCGAAAACCAGATGGACTTCCTATCAGGAGGTTCATCTCCATACAATTACCAAGAACTTCGTCAAATGGTAGCGGCTTACATGAGAGACCATTCGACCGATTACATGCCATTTTTCCTCTCGGAAAATGTCGTCGAAGGTAATTCAAACGAATCGCTGTCCGAAAGGTTTGAAAATTACTGCAAGGAAGTTGAATCCACAGCGGCATGGGGAGGGCAGCTGGAACTTGGTGCTTTAACCCATTGCCTTAAAAAACATATCATGATATTTTCAGGATCCTTCCCTGATGTGGAAATGGGAAAGGAGTACAAATCAGACGGCGTACTAAACTCGAGTATTAGGCTGTCATACCATAAGCATGCCTTTGGACTTGGGGAGCACTACAATTCTGTGGTTCCTGTATGA
- the LOC111779089 gene encoding OTU domain-containing protein 6B isoform X4, which produces MEDASSETITDKVSQENHETRDEMLSRHRKEISQLQNKEMELKKAAARGSKAEQKLKKKQVEEEISQLSAKLKKKHNEELAFLGYSSSNGNERSNLDNLVKAVAGVSMTAQSDHSKPSKSTKRREKRAQQEAARDRRIEEEQSNIVSDRMIENEQLEKKLGPLGLTVNEIKPDGHCLYRAVENQMDFLSGGSSPYNYQELRQMVAAYMRDHSTDYMPFFLSENVVEGNSNESLSERFENYCKEVESTAAWGGQLELGALTHCLKKHIMIFSGSFPDVEMGKEYKSDGVLNSSIRLSYHKHAFGLGEHYNSVVPV; this is translated from the exons ATGGAGGACGCATCATCTGAAACTATCACAGATAAAGTATCTCAAGAGAATCATGAAACTCGTGATGAAATGCTTTCTAGGCACAG GAAAGAGATATCACAGTTGCAGAATAAAGAAATGGAACTTAAAAAGGCTGCAGCTAGAGGTAGCAAAGctgaacaaaaattgaagaaaaaacagGTGGAGGAAGAGATATCTCAACTTTCTGCGAagctaaaaaagaaacataatgAAGAACTTGCGTTCTTAGGCTATAGTAGCAGTAATGGAAATGAACGAAGCAATCTCGACAACCTAGTGAAGGCCGTGGCTGGCGTATCGATGACAGCTCAATCCGACCATTCAAAGCCAAGCAAAAGCACAAAACGGAGGGAGAAGAGGGCTCAACAAGAAGCAGCAAGAGACAGAAGAATTGAAGAGGAGCAGAGTAACATTGTGAGTGATAGAATGATCGAGAATGAACAATTGGAAAAGAAGCTTGGACCTCTTGGTTTGACTGTTAATGAAATCAAGCCAGATGGGCATTGCCTCTACAGAGCAGTCGAAAACCAGATGGACTTCCTATCAGGAGGTTCATCTCCATACAATTACCAAGAACTTCGTCAAATGGTAGCGGCTTACATGAGAGACCATTCGACCGATTACATGCCATTTTTCCTCTCGGAAAATGTCGTCGAAGGTAATTCAAACGAATCGCTGTCCGAAAGGTTTGAAAATTACTGCAAGGAAGTTGAATCCACAGCGGCATGGGGAGGGCAGCTGGAACTTGGTGCTTTAACCCATTGCCTTAAAAAACATATCATGATATTTTCAGGATCCTTCCCTGATGTGGAAATGGGAAAGGAGTACAAATCAGACGGCGTACTAAACTCGAGTATTAGGCTGTCATACCATAAGCATGCCTTTGGACTTGGGGAGCACTACAATTCTGTGGTTCCTGTATGA
- the LOC111779089 gene encoding OTU domain-containing protein 6B isoform X3 has protein sequence MLERNMEDASSETITDKVSQENHETRDEMLSRHRKEISQLQNKEMELKKAAARGSKAEQKLKKKQVEEEISQLSAKLKKKHNEELAFLGYSSSNGNERSNLDNLVKAVAGVSMTAQSDHSKPSKSTKRREKRAQQEAARDRRIEEEQSNIVSDRMIENEQLEKKLGPLGLTVNEIKPDGHCLYRAVENQMDFLSGGSSPYNYQELRQMVAAYMRDHSTDYMPFFLSENVVEGNSNESLSERFENYCKEVESTAAWGGQLELGALTHCLKKHIMIFSGSFPDVEMGKEYKSDGVLNSSIRLSYHKHAFGLGEHYNSVVPV, from the exons ATGTTAGAAAG GAATATGGAGGACGCATCATCTGAAACTATCACAGATAAAGTATCTCAAGAGAATCATGAAACTCGTGATGAAATGCTTTCTAGGCACAG GAAAGAGATATCACAGTTGCAGAATAAAGAAATGGAACTTAAAAAGGCTGCAGCTAGAGGTAGCAAAGctgaacaaaaattgaagaaaaaacagGTGGAGGAAGAGATATCTCAACTTTCTGCGAagctaaaaaagaaacataatgAAGAACTTGCGTTCTTAGGCTATAGTAGCAGTAATGGAAATGAACGAAGCAATCTCGACAACCTAGTGAAGGCCGTGGCTGGCGTATCGATGACAGCTCAATCCGACCATTCAAAGCCAAGCAAAAGCACAAAACGGAGGGAGAAGAGGGCTCAACAAGAAGCAGCAAGAGACAGAAGAATTGAAGAGGAGCAGAGTAACATTGTGAGTGATAGAATGATCGAGAATGAACAATTGGAAAAGAAGCTTGGACCTCTTGGTTTGACTGTTAATGAAATCAAGCCAGATGGGCATTGCCTCTACAGAGCAGTCGAAAACCAGATGGACTTCCTATCAGGAGGTTCATCTCCATACAATTACCAAGAACTTCGTCAAATGGTAGCGGCTTACATGAGAGACCATTCGACCGATTACATGCCATTTTTCCTCTCGGAAAATGTCGTCGAAGGTAATTCAAACGAATCGCTGTCCGAAAGGTTTGAAAATTACTGCAAGGAAGTTGAATCCACAGCGGCATGGGGAGGGCAGCTGGAACTTGGTGCTTTAACCCATTGCCTTAAAAAACATATCATGATATTTTCAGGATCCTTCCCTGATGTGGAAATGGGAAAGGAGTACAAATCAGACGGCGTACTAAACTCGAGTATTAGGCTGTCATACCATAAGCATGCCTTTGGACTTGGGGAGCACTACAATTCTGTGGTTCCTGTATGA
- the LOC111779089 gene encoding OTU domain-containing protein 6B isoform X1 produces the protein MLERNMEDASSETITDKVSQENHETRDEMLSRHSLPPRLQSNEEGIINVLCLYCLLNFYFSITVSACRKEISQLQNKEMELKKAAARGSKAEQKLKKKQVEEEISQLSAKLKKKHNEELAFLGYSSSNGNERSNLDNLVKAVAGVSMTAQSDHSKPSKSTKRREKRAQQEAARDRRIEEEQSNIVSDRMIENEQLEKKLGPLGLTVNEIKPDGHCLYRAVENQMDFLSGGSSPYNYQELRQMVAAYMRDHSTDYMPFFLSENVVEGNSNESLSERFENYCKEVESTAAWGGQLELGALTHCLKKHIMIFSGSFPDVEMGKEYKSDGVLNSSIRLSYHKHAFGLGEHYNSVVPV, from the exons ATGTTAGAAAG GAATATGGAGGACGCATCATCTGAAACTATCACAGATAAAGTATCTCAAGAGAATCATGAAACTCGTGATGAAATGCTTTCTAGGCACAG TTTACCACCGCGACTTCAATCGAATGAGGAGGGTATCATTAACGTTTTGTGTCTGTATTGcttgttgaatttttatttttcaataactGTATCTGCATGCAGGAAAGAGATATCACAGTTGCAGAATAAAGAAATGGAACTTAAAAAGGCTGCAGCTAGAGGTAGCAAAGctgaacaaaaattgaagaaaaaacagGTGGAGGAAGAGATATCTCAACTTTCTGCGAagctaaaaaagaaacataatgAAGAACTTGCGTTCTTAGGCTATAGTAGCAGTAATGGAAATGAACGAAGCAATCTCGACAACCTAGTGAAGGCCGTGGCTGGCGTATCGATGACAGCTCAATCCGACCATTCAAAGCCAAGCAAAAGCACAAAACGGAGGGAGAAGAGGGCTCAACAAGAAGCAGCAAGAGACAGAAGAATTGAAGAGGAGCAGAGTAACATTGTGAGTGATAGAATGATCGAGAATGAACAATTGGAAAAGAAGCTTGGACCTCTTGGTTTGACTGTTAATGAAATCAAGCCAGATGGGCATTGCCTCTACAGAGCAGTCGAAAACCAGATGGACTTCCTATCAGGAGGTTCATCTCCATACAATTACCAAGAACTTCGTCAAATGGTAGCGGCTTACATGAGAGACCATTCGACCGATTACATGCCATTTTTCCTCTCGGAAAATGTCGTCGAAGGTAATTCAAACGAATCGCTGTCCGAAAGGTTTGAAAATTACTGCAAGGAAGTTGAATCCACAGCGGCATGGGGAGGGCAGCTGGAACTTGGTGCTTTAACCCATTGCCTTAAAAAACATATCATGATATTTTCAGGATCCTTCCCTGATGTGGAAATGGGAAAGGAGTACAAATCAGACGGCGTACTAAACTCGAGTATTAGGCTGTCATACCATAAGCATGCCTTTGGACTTGGGGAGCACTACAATTCTGTGGTTCCTGTATGA
- the LOC111778948 gene encoding glutaredoxin-C11-like, with protein sequence MDRLRNLASQKAVVIFSKRSCYICHSIQTLFYELGASPAVHELDHEANGREVDRALKSLGCNPSVPAVFIGGKFIGSAKDVISLHVNGDLKQMLIDAKAIWL encoded by the coding sequence ATGGATAGATTGAGAAATTTGGCATCACAGAAAGCAGTAGTGATTTTTTCCAAGAGATCATGCTACATATGCCATAGCATTCAGACACTTTTTTATGAGCTTGGTGCGAGCCCTGCAGTTCACGAGCTTGATCATGAAGCAAATGGGCGAGAAGTTGATCGGGCTCTTAAAAGTCTAGGGTGCAACCCCTCTGTTCCAGCTGTGTTCATAGGAGGAAAGTTTATAGGCTCAGCAAAAGATGTTATTTCTCTCCATGTTAATGGGGATCTGAAACAAATGCTGATAGATGCGAAGGCCATCTGGTTGTAG
- the LOC111778947 gene encoding monothiol glutaredoxin-S11-like, with translation MDKVKRLVAERSVVIFSKSSCCLSYAVKILLGELGFNPFVYEIDQDPDCREIEKALMRLGCSAPVPAVFIGGKLIGSTNEIMSLHLSGDLTKMLVQSRALNNKY, from the coding sequence ATGGATAAGGTTAAGAGGTTGGTTGCAGAGAGGAGTGTGGTCATATTCAGCAAGAGCTCATGCTGCCTATCCTATGCAGTTAAAATTCTATTGGGGGAACTTGGATTCAATCCTTTCGTGTATGAGATTGATCAAGACCCTGATTGCAGGGAAATAGAGAAAGCTCTCATGAGGCTTGGCTGCAGTGCACCAGTACCAGCTGTGTTCATTGGTGGAAAGCTTATTGGATCCACGAATGAAATCATGTCGCTCCACCTTAGCGGTGATCTGACCAAAATGCTGGTGCAAAGTCGTGCTTTGAACAACAAATACTAA
- the LOC111778149 gene encoding E3 ubiquitin-protein ligase MIEL1 — protein sequence MEQDDCPVPQSAGREDFGKLQHGCEHYRRRCRIRAPCCDGIFTCRHCHNEAMSSLSNPKDRHELVRQDVRQVVCLICNTEQEAVRVCRNCNVNMGEYFCDICKFYDDDTKKKQFHCDACGICRVGGRENFFHCEKCGSCYSTPLRDNHMCVENSMKSFCPICYEFLFDSIKDTTVMPCGHTIHLECFREMESQNQYRCPICSKTVMDMSASWALLKMEIDCTPMPEEYSHEVSILCNDCSHTSNVRFHILGHKCSQCNSFNTRRISTVEGQ from the exons ATGGAACAAGACGACTGCCCTGTGCCCCAATCTGCCGGGAGAGAAGATTTCGGGAAATTGCAGCACGG ATGCGAGCATTATAGAAGACGATGCAGAATCCGAGCCCCGTGCTGCGACGGAATCTTTACCTGTCGTCATTGCCACAACGAGGCCATg AGCTCGCTGAGCAATCCGAAGGACCGCCACGAACTTGTTCGACAGGACGTTAGACAA GTGGTTTGCTTGATTTGCAACACAGAGCAAGAG GCCGTCAGGGTTTGTCGCAACTGTAATGTGAATATGGGAGAATACTTTTGCGACATCTGCAAATTCTACGATGATGAT ACCAAGAAGAAGCAGTTTCATTGTGATGCTTGTGGTATCTGTAG AGTTGGTGGTCGTGAAAACTTCTTTCACTGTGAAAAGTGTG GATCTTGCTATTCCACCCCGCTGCGCGATAACCACATGTGTGTTGAGAACTCTATGAAAAGTTTTTGTCCCATCTGTTATGAG TTTCTTTTTGACTCAATTAAAGACACAACTGTTATGCCTTGTGGTCACACAATACATTTGGAGTGCTTCAGAGAGATGGAATCACAGAATCA ATACCGTTGTCCTATCTGCTCCAAGACAGTTATGGACATGTCTGCAAGCTGGGCATTGCTGAAAATGGAG ATTGACTGCACACCGATGCCTGAGGAATACAGCCATGAG GTATCGATTCTCTGCAACGACTGTAGCCATACGAGCAATGTCCGTTTTCACATTTTGGGACACAAGTGCAGTCAGTGCAATTCATTCAATACTAGGAGGATTTCTACTGTAGAAGGTCAATGA
- the LOC111778962 gene encoding CASP-like protein 1E1 has translation MQQMNGVGSNIKALESGRRRLRWPFDAVLRFLGLVFTLVAAVVVGADNESKIISVTLIKSLPPIHFYASAKWQYLSAFKYFVVSNCIACAYAAVSLVYSVATKGYKDNPMKWMLLMTFDLIMVGLLFSADGAAAAIGVIGRAGNSHMQWIKVCGFFEGYCHHFTAALVISIAGSVMFLCLVVLSALNLYKK, from the exons ATGCAGCAGATGAATGGCGTGGGAAGCAATATTAAAGCTTTGGAGAGTGGAAGAAGGAGACTGAGATGGCCGTTTGATGCGGTTCTGAGATTTTTGGGTCTGGTTTTCACTTTGGTTGCTGCTGTTGTTGTTGGCGCTGATAATGAGTCGAAGATTATCTCTGTTACGCTCATCAAAAGCTTGCCTCCTATCCATTTTTATGCTTCTGCTAAGTGGCAATACTTGTCTGCTTTTAA GTACTTTGTGGTGTCGAATTGTATAGCATGTGCGTATGCAGCTGTGTCGTTGGTGTACTCGGTGGCGACCAAAGGTTACAAAGACAATCCAATGAAATGGATGTTGCTCATGACCTTTGACCTGATCATGGTAGGGCTATTGTTCTCTGCCGATGGTGCTGCTGCAGCCATTGGAGTCATCGGTCGAGCTGGGAACTCACATATGCAATGGATAAAAGTCTGTGGTTTCTTTGAAGGGTACTGTCACCACTTCACAGCTGCACTTGTTATCTCCATTGCTGGTTCTGTCatgtttctttgtttggttGTGCTTTCTGCTTTGAATCTttacaagaaatga